In one Bradyrhizobium cosmicum genomic region, the following are encoded:
- a CDS encoding (2Fe-2S)-binding protein, whose product MPTIQFQLNGAAIAVDTDPDHALLDVLRGRLGITGPHFGCGAGECGACHVMVDDRAMTSCDMPMWSVADKDVVTVEGLGTAERPHPLQRAFIAEQAMQCGYCVSGILISAAALLKRNPSPTEAEVRTALDRNLCRCGSHNRMVRAVLRAASEMAAR is encoded by the coding sequence ATGCCCACCATTCAGTTCCAGCTCAACGGCGCGGCGATCGCCGTGGATACCGATCCGGATCACGCCCTGCTCGATGTGTTGCGCGGTCGGCTCGGCATCACCGGTCCGCATTTCGGCTGCGGCGCCGGTGAGTGCGGGGCTTGTCATGTCATGGTCGACGACCGCGCAATGACCTCCTGCGACATGCCGATGTGGTCGGTTGCGGACAAGGACGTCGTTACGGTGGAGGGGCTCGGCACAGCGGAGCGCCCGCATCCGCTGCAACGCGCCTTCATCGCCGAACAAGCGATGCAATGCGGCTATTGCGTCTCCGGAATCCTGATCAGCGCGGCGGCGCTGCTGAAGCGCAATCCGTCACCGACGGAGGCTGAGGTCAGAACCGCGCTCGATCGCAATCTGTGCCGGTGCGGATCGCACAATCGCATGGTCCGCGCCGTGTTGCGGGCGGCCTCGGAGATGGCCGCCCGATGA
- a CDS encoding molybdate ABC transporter substrate-binding protein, which produces MTIVTILSGGAAQALVRGLTEAFKAQTGLGIDGEFGAVGMMADKLRASAPADLVILTQSLLAKLDEEKLVVPSSIADIGRVETALAVRSRDPKVTVKTEADLRDVLRSADAIYVPDTKASTAGQHVARVLDQLGIAYEVASRLKIFPNGATAMRELATSTAQKPIGCTQATEIIATDGITLSGSLPPGCELVTMYTAGVTTRAMHPKGAAALVALLAGADHKALRQRVGFAG; this is translated from the coding sequence GTGACGATAGTGACCATTTTGAGCGGCGGCGCGGCGCAAGCCCTGGTTCGCGGGCTCACCGAAGCCTTCAAGGCACAGACCGGTCTCGGTATCGACGGCGAGTTCGGCGCGGTCGGCATGATGGCTGACAAGCTGCGCGCGAGTGCGCCGGCAGATCTCGTTATCCTGACGCAGTCTCTCCTCGCCAAGCTTGACGAGGAGAAGCTCGTCGTCCCCTCCTCGATCGCGGATATCGGCCGGGTCGAGACCGCGCTGGCGGTCCGCAGCCGGGATCCCAAGGTGACGGTGAAAACCGAGGCCGATTTGCGCGACGTGCTGCGCAGCGCTGATGCTATCTACGTTCCCGACACCAAGGCCTCGACGGCCGGGCAGCACGTCGCAAGGGTGCTGGACCAGCTCGGCATCGCATATGAGGTCGCCTCGCGCCTCAAGATATTTCCGAACGGCGCGACCGCGATGCGGGAGCTTGCGACCTCCACCGCGCAGAAGCCGATCGGATGCACGCAGGCGACCGAAATCATCGCGACCGACGGCATCACGCTATCAGGGTCGCTGCCGCCGGGATGCGAGCTCGTGACGATGTACACGGCCGGCGTGACCACACGGGCCATGCATCCCAAAGGGGCCGCCGCGCTGGTCGCACTGCTGGCTGGCGCAGATCACAAGGCATTGCGCCAGCGCGTGGGCTTTGCCGGCTAG
- a CDS encoding xanthine dehydrogenase family protein molybdopterin-binding subunit yields MTSPPPKLPVSLAANPRLSSWVRFTDEGRVAISPGKVEIGQGIVTALAQIAADELDVDISRVEMIRASTAASPNEGVTSGSLSIQQSGRALRHACADVRQRFLAAASERLGVDASLLNIDDGTISGPGNVRTSYWELTGDVSLDHDATPGAIAKSAATRAVTGHSVPRVDIPDKVFARPRFIHDASLPGLLHGRVLRPDLSGAQLIALDEEAARAVPGLVAIVRDGGFAGVIADSEAAAEAALTALRKGAAWSAGEPLPDEDHLADLLRSQPVETTVIDTRTAASTKKAARTLRRQYTRPYIAHASIAPSCAIAQWDGERVHVWTHSQGVYLLRADLAIVLKLPAESIVVEHMEGAGCYGHNAADDVALDAVLLAKAAGGRPVRVLWSRHDEMAHAPFGAAMAIEIEADLDADNEIIGWRHDIWSNGHAARPGRAAQPALLAATEIENPYPRMVSTNPPAANGGGGDRNSVPLYDLPAWTITSHRLLTMPVRTSALRTLGAQGNVFAIESLLDEIAELRGEDPVAFRLRHLNDERARDVVRAAARRAQWKPQKQPGVGHGVGFARYKNTGAFCAAIAEIEGTDDIRVKRLTLAVDVGEAINPDGVVNQIEGGAIQATSWVLKERVRFDQTHITSTSWTDYPILTFSEVPAVDVEIIQRPEIEPVGAGEAAHGPVTAAIANAVFDCLGVRVRDLPITRDRIIAAMELAS; encoded by the coding sequence ATGACGTCCCCTCCCCCGAAATTGCCGGTCAGCCTCGCGGCCAATCCGCGACTATCGTCCTGGGTGCGGTTCACCGATGAAGGCCGTGTCGCGATTTCGCCCGGCAAGGTCGAGATCGGCCAGGGCATCGTCACCGCGCTGGCCCAGATCGCGGCCGACGAGCTCGACGTCGATATCTCCAGGGTCGAAATGATCCGCGCCTCTACGGCAGCAAGCCCGAACGAAGGCGTTACCTCCGGCAGCCTGTCGATCCAGCAATCCGGCCGCGCGCTGCGCCACGCCTGCGCCGACGTGCGCCAGCGCTTTCTCGCCGCGGCGTCGGAACGTCTCGGCGTCGATGCATCGCTGCTCAACATCGATGACGGCACGATTTCGGGTCCCGGCAATGTCAGGACCAGCTATTGGGAACTGACCGGCGATGTCTCGCTCGACCACGACGCCACCCCGGGCGCGATAGCGAAGAGCGCCGCCACGCGCGCCGTGACTGGACATTCGGTTCCGCGCGTCGATATTCCCGACAAGGTGTTCGCGCGGCCGCGGTTCATTCATGACGCCTCTCTGCCAGGCCTGCTGCACGGACGTGTGCTGCGACCGGATCTCTCAGGCGCGCAGCTGATCGCGCTCGACGAAGAGGCCGCGCGTGCTGTTCCCGGCCTCGTTGCAATCGTCCGCGACGGCGGCTTTGCCGGCGTCATCGCCGACAGCGAGGCGGCGGCAGAGGCCGCACTCACGGCCTTACGCAAGGGCGCGGCATGGTCGGCCGGCGAACCGCTTCCTGATGAAGATCATCTGGCAGACCTCCTGAGGAGCCAGCCGGTCGAGACGACCGTCATCGACACCAGAACAGCGGCATCGACCAAGAAGGCCGCGCGCACCCTCCGCCGGCAATACACCCGCCCCTACATCGCGCATGCCTCGATCGCACCGTCCTGTGCCATAGCGCAATGGGATGGCGAGCGTGTCCATGTCTGGACGCACAGCCAGGGCGTCTATTTGCTGCGCGCCGATCTCGCGATCGTGCTCAAGCTGCCGGCCGAAAGCATCGTCGTCGAACACATGGAGGGGGCCGGTTGCTACGGTCACAATGCGGCCGACGACGTTGCGCTCGATGCCGTGCTGCTGGCGAAGGCAGCCGGCGGCCGTCCTGTGAGAGTCCTGTGGTCGCGCCACGACGAGATGGCCCATGCGCCGTTTGGCGCGGCCATGGCCATCGAGATCGAGGCCGATCTCGATGCAGACAACGAGATCATCGGCTGGCGCCATGATATCTGGAGCAACGGCCATGCGGCGCGGCCGGGTCGCGCGGCGCAACCGGCGCTGCTCGCGGCGACAGAGATCGAAAACCCCTACCCGCGCATGGTTTCGACCAACCCGCCCGCGGCCAATGGCGGCGGCGGCGATCGCAACTCCGTTCCGCTCTATGACCTCCCAGCCTGGACCATCACCAGCCACCGGCTGCTGACGATGCCGGTGCGTACCTCGGCGCTGCGAACCCTCGGCGCGCAGGGCAATGTGTTCGCCATCGAATCGCTGCTCGACGAGATCGCCGAACTGCGCGGCGAAGACCCGGTCGCGTTTCGCCTGCGGCACCTCAACGACGAGCGGGCGCGCGATGTCGTCCGCGCAGCGGCGCGGCGGGCGCAATGGAAGCCGCAGAAACAACCCGGCGTCGGCCACGGCGTCGGCTTCGCCCGCTACAAGAACACAGGGGCCTTTTGTGCCGCGATCGCCGAGATCGAGGGCACCGACGACATCCGCGTGAAGCGGCTGACGCTTGCGGTCGACGTCGGCGAAGCCATCAATCCGGACGGCGTCGTCAACCAGATCGAGGGCGGCGCGATCCAGGCGACGAGCTGGGTCCTGAAGGAACGTGTCCGCTTCGACCAGACGCACATCACCTCCACCTCTTGGACGGACTATCCGATCCTGACCTTCAGCGAGGTACCGGCCGTGGATGTCGAGATCATCCAGCGGCCGGAGATCGAGCCGGTCGGTGCCGGCGAAGCCGCCCACGGCCCGGTGACGGCTGCGATCGCGAATGCGGTGTTCGATTGCCTCGGCGTTCGCGTACGCGACCTGCCAATCACGCGCGACAGGATCATCGCAGCCATGGAGCTTGCATCGTGA